A genomic stretch from Zeimonas sediminis includes:
- a CDS encoding DUF2062 domain-containing protein yields the protein MRRFLPTEESIKANRFLRWLGPRLHEPGLWHLNRRAVARGVAIGVFFGFMIPVAQIPAAAIGAFFARANLLVSAIATLVSNPFTYAPIYYAAYRLGGFLLGHAGPATAADLDPALVHAVTPALEHAASGIGAWLSDVWTQMAAYGKPLFLGLGIMAVTLSIVSYFGTLFVWRMAVLIKRRRPQRLRAGA from the coding sequence TTGCGCAGGTTCCTGCCTACCGAGGAAAGCATCAAGGCCAACAGGTTCTTGCGCTGGCTCGGGCCGCGCCTGCACGAGCCCGGCCTCTGGCACCTGAACCGGCGCGCGGTGGCGCGCGGCGTGGCGATCGGGGTCTTCTTCGGCTTCATGATCCCGGTCGCGCAGATTCCGGCCGCGGCGATCGGCGCCTTCTTCGCGCGGGCCAACCTGCTCGTGTCGGCGATCGCCACACTGGTGTCCAACCCGTTCACCTACGCGCCGATCTACTACGCTGCCTACCGGTTGGGCGGTTTCCTGCTCGGGCACGCCGGGCCGGCCACCGCGGCGGACCTCGATCCCGCGCTGGTGCACGCAGTCACGCCGGCGCTGGAGCACGCTGCGTCGGGCATCGGCGCCTGGCTGTCCGATGTCTGGACGCAGATGGCCGCCTACGGCAAGCCGCTGTTCCTGGGCCTGGGCATCATGGCCGTCACGCTGTCGATCGTCTCCTACTTCGGCACGCTGTTCGTCTGGCGAATGGCCGTCCTCATCAAGCGGCGGCGTCCGCAGCGGTTGCGGGCCGGCGCGTGA
- a CDS encoding osmoprotectant NAGGN system M42 family peptidase: protein MTKNPPETRSAIDRAYMLDILGRLLATPSPSGMTDQIVLTACQELEKLGIPYSLTRRGAIRADLEGARHSPDRAIVAHLDTLGAMVKQLKPNGRLEIVPIGHWSARFAEGARVTVYGDEGRHFRGTILPLKASGHTYNEGIDTQPVGWEHVELRLDERSHCIDDLVNLGVNIGDTISIDAQPEFCDNGFINSRHIDDKAGVAALLAVAKACRDNEARLPVDCHLLFTISEETGVGASHILHGDVAELVSIDNGTIAPGQNTCEYGVTISMQDSSGPFDWHLTRHLLGLARENRIEHSRDVFRYYRSDAAAAVEAGNDIRTALVCFALDASHGYERTHVDSLMALADLLYAYVTSEPLFRRDALRLGPVADFPTPPPPPERPSDDPAVADQAPPRQPGSEFLPKG from the coding sequence ATGACGAAGAATCCCCCCGAGACCCGCTCGGCGATCGACCGGGCCTACATGCTGGACATCCTGGGCAGGTTGCTCGCCACGCCGAGCCCCTCGGGCATGACCGACCAGATCGTGCTCACCGCCTGCCAGGAACTGGAGAAGCTCGGCATCCCGTACAGCCTGACCCGGCGCGGCGCGATCCGCGCCGACCTGGAGGGCGCGCGGCACAGCCCGGACCGGGCGATCGTCGCGCACCTCGACACGCTGGGCGCGATGGTCAAGCAGCTCAAGCCGAACGGCCGGCTCGAGATCGTGCCGATCGGCCACTGGTCGGCGCGCTTCGCCGAGGGCGCGCGCGTGACCGTCTACGGCGACGAAGGCCGCCATTTCCGCGGAACGATCCTGCCGCTGAAGGCCTCGGGCCACACCTACAACGAGGGGATCGACACGCAGCCGGTCGGCTGGGAGCACGTGGAACTGCGGCTCGACGAGCGCAGCCACTGCATCGACGACCTCGTGAATCTCGGCGTGAACATCGGCGACACGATCTCGATCGACGCGCAACCCGAGTTCTGCGACAACGGCTTCATCAACTCGCGCCACATCGACGACAAGGCCGGCGTGGCCGCGCTGCTGGCGGTCGCCAAGGCCTGCCGCGACAACGAGGCGCGGCTGCCGGTCGATTGCCACCTGCTGTTCACGATCTCTGAAGAGACCGGGGTGGGCGCCTCGCACATCCTGCACGGCGACGTTGCCGAGCTGGTGTCGATCGACAACGGCACGATCGCCCCGGGCCAGAACACCTGCGAATACGGCGTCACGATCTCGATGCAGGACTCGTCCGGCCCCTTCGACTGGCACCTGACGCGCCACCTGCTGGGGCTGGCCCGCGAGAACCGGATCGAGCACAGCCGCGACGTGTTCCGCTACTACCGCAGCGACGCGGCGGCCGCGGTCGAGGCCGGCAACGACATCCGCACCGCGCTGGTCTGCTTCGCGCTCGACGCCTCGCACGGCTACGAGCGCACGCACGTCGACTCGCTGATGGCGCTGGCCGACCTGCTCTACGCCTACGTGACCAGCGAGCCCCTGTTCCGGCGCGACGCGCTGCGCCTGGGCCCGGTGGCAGACTTCCCGACGCCGCCGCCGCCGCCCGAGCGGCCGTCGGACGACCCGGCAGTGGCCGACCAGGCGCCGCCGCGCCAGCCTGGTTCGGAGTTCCTGCCCAAGGGCTGA
- a CDS encoding DsbA family oxidoreductase — translation MDNPILEPAGEALRVDVISDVVCPWCYVGKRQLEAALARWREAHPGAPEPLVRWHPFQLNPDLPEEGVARADYLRMKFGTPDPSSIYQRVGAAARAVGLAPEFEKIARQPNTLRAHALVGAAHGEAQQAVVERLFRAYFMEGADLTARDTLEALAREAGLSDEAIREALDGEGAQQAALGDTEARRLGVSGVPFFVIDGKLGVSGAQGADALVSAFEQARGG, via the coding sequence ATGGACAACCCGATACTCGAACCTGCCGGCGAGGCGCTGCGGGTCGACGTGATTTCCGACGTCGTCTGCCCGTGGTGCTACGTGGGCAAGCGCCAGCTCGAGGCGGCGCTCGCGCGCTGGCGCGAGGCGCACCCGGGCGCGCCCGAGCCGCTGGTGCGCTGGCACCCGTTCCAGCTGAATCCCGACCTCCCCGAGGAGGGGGTCGCGCGCGCCGACTACCTGCGGATGAAGTTCGGCACGCCGGATCCGTCGTCGATCTACCAGCGGGTCGGCGCGGCGGCCCGGGCGGTCGGGCTCGCGCCCGAATTCGAGAAGATCGCGCGGCAGCCGAACACGCTGCGCGCGCACGCGCTGGTCGGTGCGGCGCATGGCGAGGCGCAGCAGGCGGTCGTGGAGCGGCTGTTCCGCGCCTACTTCATGGAGGGCGCCGACCTGACCGCGCGCGACACGCTCGAGGCTCTCGCGCGCGAGGCCGGATTGTCGGACGAGGCCATCCGTGAGGCGCTCGACGGTGAAGGGGCGCAGCAAGCGGCACTCGGCGACACCGAGGCGCGCCGGCTGGGCGTGAGCGGCGTGCCCTTCTTCGTCATCGACGGCAAGCTCGGGGTGAGCGGCGCGCAGGGCGCGGACGCGCTCGTTTCCGCGTTCGAGCAGGCGCGAGGCGGCTGA
- a CDS encoding trimeric intracellular cation channel family protein, with protein sequence MTPAVRVDWVLTAIEVAGTLAFALSGFIEAARKRMDVVGVAAVTFFAAFGGGTLRDILLDRRPFFWVQHSEYVWAVLALVAAGLAGLRATHLSPSARPMLWADALGLGLFSASGAGLAWEMGQPAIVCALMGVVTGVFGGVMRDVLCNEVPAIFSDHRPYAVCSFAGAWAFLAVASVTGPGWPALSVGIVVTAGLRLFALARGWRVPGWAERS encoded by the coding sequence GTGACGCCGGCCGTCAGGGTCGACTGGGTCCTGACCGCGATCGAGGTCGCCGGCACGCTGGCCTTCGCGCTGTCGGGCTTCATCGAGGCCGCGCGCAAGCGCATGGACGTGGTCGGCGTGGCCGCGGTCACCTTCTTCGCCGCCTTCGGCGGCGGCACGCTGCGCGACATCCTCCTCGACCGCCGGCCCTTCTTCTGGGTGCAGCACAGCGAATACGTGTGGGCGGTCCTCGCGCTGGTCGCGGCGGGCCTGGCCGGCTTGCGGGCGACGCACCTTTCGCCGTCGGCCCGGCCGATGCTGTGGGCCGACGCGCTCGGACTCGGCCTGTTCAGCGCCTCGGGCGCCGGCCTGGCGTGGGAGATGGGGCAGCCGGCCATCGTCTGCGCGCTGATGGGGGTGGTCACCGGCGTGTTCGGCGGGGTGATGCGCGACGTGCTGTGCAACGAGGTGCCGGCGATCTTCAGCGATCATCGGCCCTACGCGGTCTGTTCCTTCGCCGGCGCCTGGGCATTCCTGGCGGTGGCGTCGGTCACGGGCCCCGGCTGGCCGGCCCTGTCGGTCGGCATCGTGGTCACTGCCGGCCTGCGGCTGTTCGCGCTCGCGCGCGGCTGGCGGGTGCCAGGCTGGGCCGAACGCAGCTGA
- the phhA gene encoding phenylalanine 4-monooxygenase gives MNEPEDPASPAVDRSGFLADVAARSTHGLRGDYSRMRADYTVEQRYELYTPAHQDVWRRLYARQHELLPGRACEAFASALARLDFADAIPRFDSVNQRLHAATRWRLVPVPGLLPDDVFFGHLAKRQFPVTVWIREPEEFDYIVEPDIFHDFFGHVPMLFDPQIADYLQAYGLGGLKAQRLGGLKYLARLYWYTIEFGLVAEAGGVRAYGAGILSSPGEIRHAVDAPEVHRERFDLIRVMQTKYLIDDFQKVYFVVDSFGQLFDETAPDFSLLYRALERLPELEP, from the coding sequence ATGAACGAACCCGAGGATCCAGCGTCGCCCGCGGTCGACCGGTCCGGCTTCCTGGCCGACGTGGCCGCCCGGTCCACGCACGGGCTGCGCGGCGATTATTCCCGGATGCGCGCCGACTACACGGTCGAGCAGCGCTATGAGCTCTACACGCCTGCCCACCAGGACGTCTGGCGCCGGCTCTACGCCCGCCAGCACGAGCTGCTGCCCGGCAGGGCCTGCGAGGCCTTCGCCTCGGCGCTGGCTAGGCTGGACTTCGCCGACGCGATCCCGCGCTTCGACTCGGTCAACCAGCGCCTGCACGCCGCGACCCGCTGGCGGCTGGTGCCGGTGCCGGGCCTGCTGCCCGACGACGTCTTCTTCGGCCACCTCGCGAAGCGCCAGTTCCCCGTGACGGTCTGGATCCGCGAGCCCGAGGAATTCGACTACATCGTCGAGCCGGACATCTTCCACGACTTCTTCGGCCACGTGCCGATGCTGTTCGACCCGCAGATCGCCGACTACCTTCAGGCCTACGGTCTGGGCGGCCTGAAGGCGCAGCGGCTGGGCGGCCTGAAGTACCTGGCCCGGCTCTACTGGTACACGATCGAGTTCGGACTGGTCGCCGAGGCCGGCGGCGTGCGCGCCTACGGTGCCGGCATCCTGTCCTCGCCGGGCGAGATCCGCCACGCGGTCGACGCGCCGGAGGTCCACCGCGAACGCTTCGACCTGATCCGGGTCATGCAGACGAAGTACCTGATCGACGACTTCCAGAAGGTCTACTTCGTGGTGGACTCCTTCGGCCAGCTGTTCGACGAGACCGCGCCCGATTTCTCGCTGTTGTATCGTGCGCTCGAGCGACTGCCGGAGCTCGAGCCCTGA
- a CDS encoding MarR family winged helix-turn-helix transcriptional regulator, producing MTTPTSRPSRACTNFRLRQLTRRVTQFYDAELGKAGIRTTQYALLSHVLKLGPVRPGELARAMTMDASTLTRNLRPLVEAGWIEISAGPDARSRMVTITEAGRARREAARDDWQRAQTGLEARLGRSRVLALHALIDESLALLDAPADGDIE from the coding sequence ATGACGACACCCACTTCCCGGCCCTCCAGGGCCTGCACCAACTTCCGGCTTCGCCAGTTGACCCGCCGCGTCACCCAGTTCTACGACGCCGAGCTGGGGAAGGCCGGCATCAGGACGACCCAGTACGCTCTGCTCTCGCACGTGCTGAAGCTCGGCCCGGTGCGCCCTGGCGAGCTGGCCCGGGCAATGACGATGGACGCGTCCACACTGACCCGCAACCTCAGGCCCCTGGTCGAAGCCGGCTGGATCGAAATCTCGGCCGGGCCCGACGCGCGTTCCCGCATGGTCACGATCACCGAGGCCGGACGGGCCCGGCGCGAGGCCGCCCGCGATGACTGGCAGCGCGCCCAGACCGGCCTCGAGGCACGCCTCGGTCGGTCCCGGGTGCTCGCCTTGCACGCGCTGATCGACGAATCCCTGGCGCTGCTCGATGCGCCAGCCGACGGAGACATCGAATGA
- the alkB gene encoding DNA oxidative demethylase AlkB, translating into MTPDLFDSIDAARPDEALAEQLADGAVVLRGFALPAQAALLDGLRQVVAQAPLRHMVTPGGFTMSVAMTNCGALGWVSNRRGYRYAPLDPDGTLPWPAMPRDFERLAAEAASRAGFPGFVPDACLVNRYEPGARLALHQDRNERDFDAPIVSVSLGLPAVFLFGGQSRADKAMRVPLVHGDVAVWGGPARLRYHGVMPLKDGEHPLLGRCRINLTFRKAG; encoded by the coding sequence ATGACGCCCGACCTCTTCGATTCGATCGATGCGGCCCGCCCGGACGAAGCGCTCGCGGAGCAGCTCGCCGACGGGGCAGTCGTGCTGCGCGGCTTCGCGCTGCCCGCCCAGGCCGCATTGCTGGACGGCCTGCGGCAGGTCGTCGCGCAGGCGCCGCTGCGGCACATGGTCACTCCGGGCGGATTCACTATGTCGGTCGCGATGACCAACTGCGGCGCGCTCGGCTGGGTGTCGAATCGCCGCGGCTATCGCTACGCGCCGCTGGATCCCGACGGCACCCTGCCCTGGCCGGCGATGCCGCGGGACTTCGAACGGCTCGCCGCGGAGGCGGCCTCGCGGGCGGGCTTCCCGGGCTTCGTGCCCGACGCCTGCCTGGTCAATCGCTACGAGCCGGGCGCGCGCCTGGCCCTGCACCAGGACCGCAACGAGCGCGACTTCGACGCGCCGATCGTGTCGGTGTCGCTGGGCCTGCCGGCAGTCTTCCTTTTCGGTGGCCAGTCACGCGCGGACAAGGCGATGCGCGTCCCGCTGGTCCACGGCGACGTCGCGGTCTGGGGCGGACCGGCCAGGCTGCGCTACCACGGCGTGATGCCGCTGAAGGACGGCGAGCATCCGTTGCTGGGCCGTTGCCGCATCAACCTGACCTTCCGCAAGGCCGGCTGA
- a CDS encoding DUF4197 domain-containing protein, with amino-acid sequence MNRRTTLAALAALLACGTARAQLPRLDDLLKKGGAALPGLSSGSVGSGDAQTDVAGIKEALAVGTERAVANLARRDGYFGNQAVKILMPSSIQKVADVARMAGYQKQVDEFVLSMNRAAEAAVPMASRFFADAIRAMTLDDARAILTGGDTAATEFFRGKTQDKLFAAFKPVVSKKVDEVGTTRAYKDMMGRYEKVPLVGSQSLDLDDYVTGKALDGLFYMVGEEEKSIRSNPGARTTELLKKVFGG; translated from the coding sequence ATGAACCGGCGAACGACCCTGGCGGCGCTGGCCGCACTGCTGGCCTGCGGCACCGCGCGCGCGCAGCTGCCCCGGCTCGACGACCTCCTGAAGAAGGGCGGCGCCGCGCTCCCCGGCCTGTCCTCCGGGAGCGTCGGCAGCGGCGACGCGCAGACCGACGTCGCCGGCATCAAGGAGGCGCTGGCCGTGGGCACCGAGCGCGCGGTCGCGAACCTCGCCAGGCGCGACGGCTACTTCGGCAACCAGGCGGTGAAGATCCTGATGCCCTCGTCGATCCAGAAGGTGGCCGACGTCGCCCGGATGGCCGGCTACCAGAAGCAGGTCGACGAGTTCGTGCTGAGCATGAACCGGGCGGCCGAGGCGGCGGTGCCGATGGCGAGCCGCTTCTTCGCCGACGCGATCCGTGCGATGACGCTCGACGACGCGCGCGCGATCCTCACCGGCGGCGACACCGCCGCCACCGAGTTCTTCCGGGGCAAGACGCAGGACAAGCTGTTCGCGGCCTTCAAGCCGGTCGTGTCGAAGAAGGTCGACGAGGTCGGCACGACCCGCGCCTACAAGGACATGATGGGCCGCTACGAGAAGGTGCCGCTGGTCGGCAGCCAGTCGCTCGACCTGGACGACTACGTGACCGGAAAGGCGCTCGACGGCCTGTTCTACATGGTCGGCGAGGAGGAGAAGAGCATCCGCAGCAACCCGGGCGCGCGCACGACCGAGCTGCTCAAGAAGGTGTTCGGCGGCTGA
- a CDS encoding delta(1)-pyrroline-2-carboxylate reductase family protein, producing the protein MPLKVLDAEATAAALPWGGLIDALRDMLARRRAGRTQSPERLAVPIAGGTLLAMPATDGEYASTKLVTVCADNAARGLPTLLGEVILMRADTGERLLMLDGPTVTARRTAAMSALAAIELGAASLAAPGDGPAGAARDDGPSMLIVGSGVQAQGHLEVFTQTLGVKRVRVSSRTPENARAFAARARAAGIDCEAIANPGQALRDADIVVTGTTSLAPLFDDDPDFGGFVAAVGAFRPEMCELPAALVRRARLYIDDKPGGLHEAGDFIQAKIDWKRLTALEDAIADGEKPAGGPVVFKSVGQALWDLAACRLAIE; encoded by the coding sequence ATGCCGCTGAAAGTCCTCGACGCCGAAGCCACCGCCGCCGCGCTGCCCTGGGGCGGCCTCATCGACGCGCTGCGCGACATGCTCGCGCGCCGGCGCGCCGGTCGCACCCAATCGCCCGAACGGCTCGCGGTGCCGATCGCCGGGGGCACGCTGCTGGCGATGCCGGCCACCGACGGGGAATACGCTTCGACGAAGCTGGTGACCGTCTGCGCGGACAACGCAGCGCGCGGGCTGCCCACGTTGCTGGGCGAGGTGATCCTGATGCGCGCCGACACCGGCGAGCGGCTGCTGATGCTCGACGGGCCCACCGTCACCGCCCGGCGCACCGCGGCGATGTCCGCGCTCGCGGCGATCGAGCTCGGTGCGGCCAGTCTTGCGGCGCCAGGCGACGGACCGGCGGGTGCTGCGCGTGACGACGGCCCCTCGATGCTGATCGTGGGCAGCGGCGTGCAGGCGCAGGGACACCTCGAGGTGTTCACGCAGACGCTCGGCGTGAAGCGGGTGCGCGTGTCCTCGCGCACGCCGGAGAACGCGCGGGCCTTCGCCGCGCGCGCCCGCGCCGCCGGAATCGACTGCGAGGCGATCGCGAACCCGGGGCAGGCGCTGCGCGACGCTGACATCGTCGTCACCGGCACGACTAGCCTCGCCCCGCTGTTCGACGACGATCCGGACTTCGGCGGTTTCGTGGCCGCGGTCGGCGCCTTCCGGCCCGAGATGTGCGAACTGCCGGCCGCGCTGGTGCGCCGTGCGCGCCTTTACATCGACGACAAGCCGGGCGGCCTGCACGAGGCCGGCGACTTCATCCAGGCGAAGATCGACTGGAAGCGCCTGACGGCGCTCGAGGACGCGATCGCCGACGGCGAGAAACCTGCCGGCGGGCCGGTGGTCTTCAAGAGCGTGGGCCAGGCGCTGTGGGACCTGGCGGCCTGCCGGCTTGCGATCGAGTAA
- the ngg gene encoding N-acetylglutaminylglutamine synthetase, producing MTRTASVDDRDPMDPVRMASLKHWGELPAGTGERMTDEATVDCGWGRLIFGQTFASPERLADEIRREEPGRRDVALYIRDPHVVIALAPQQLFLDPSHTFRLALRGAEIDASPVPGVAIREARPDDEAQVNRIYLSRSMVPVREGFLARAKDDPAVLLLVAEDTDSGAILGAVTGVDHVAACNDPDGGSSLWSLAVDSQGTRPGVGEALVRALAARFRERGRTCMDLSVMHDNAEAIALYEKIGFERVPVYCVKNKNPINEKLFVGPDSFAGLNVYARILVDEARRRGIGVEVLDAEHGYFRLSHGGRTVTCRESLSELTTAIAMSRCDDKRVTRNVLTGAGLRMPDQIIAGDDESLRAFLARHGRVVVKPARGEQGHGVKVDLRSLDEVKAAVDEARQYCEEVIVEELVPGDDLRIVVIDYRVVAAATRKPAQVVGDGENTVRTLIEKQSRRRQAATGGESSIPLDAETERCVVAGGRTMASVLAPGEALVVRKTANLHTGGTIHDVTGELNPRLADVAVRAARALDIPVVGFDFMVPDVAGDEYAIIEANERPGLANHEPQPTAERFVDLLFPQTRTEQ from the coding sequence ATGACACGCACTGCCAGCGTCGACGATCGCGACCCGATGGACCCGGTCCGGATGGCCTCGCTGAAGCACTGGGGCGAGTTGCCCGCGGGCACCGGCGAGCGGATGACCGACGAAGCCACGGTCGACTGCGGCTGGGGCCGGCTGATCTTCGGCCAGACCTTCGCATCGCCCGAGCGGCTGGCCGACGAGATCCGCCGCGAGGAGCCCGGCCGGCGCGACGTCGCGCTGTACATCCGCGACCCGCACGTCGTGATCGCGCTGGCCCCGCAGCAGCTCTTCCTGGACCCCTCGCACACCTTCAGGCTTGCGCTGCGCGGGGCGGAGATCGACGCCAGCCCCGTGCCGGGCGTCGCGATCCGCGAGGCCCGGCCCGACGACGAAGCGCAGGTCAACAGGATCTACCTGTCGCGCTCGATGGTGCCGGTTCGCGAGGGCTTCCTGGCCCGCGCGAAGGACGATCCCGCGGTGCTGCTGCTGGTGGCCGAGGACACCGACAGCGGCGCGATCCTCGGCGCCGTAACCGGCGTGGACCACGTCGCCGCCTGCAACGACCCTGACGGCGGCTCCAGCCTGTGGTCGCTGGCGGTCGACTCCCAGGGCACGCGGCCCGGCGTCGGCGAGGCGCTGGTGCGCGCGCTCGCGGCGCGCTTTCGCGAGCGCGGCCGCACCTGCATGGACCTGTCGGTGATGCACGACAACGCCGAGGCGATCGCGCTCTACGAGAAGATCGGCTTCGAGCGGGTGCCGGTCTACTGCGTGAAGAACAAGAACCCGATCAACGAGAAGCTGTTCGTCGGGCCGGACAGTTTCGCCGGACTCAACGTGTACGCGCGAATCCTGGTCGACGAGGCCCGCCGCCGGGGCATCGGCGTCGAGGTGCTCGACGCCGAGCACGGCTATTTCCGGCTCTCGCACGGCGGCCGCACCGTCACCTGCCGGGAATCCCTGTCCGAGCTGACCACCGCGATCGCGATGAGTCGCTGCGACGACAAGCGCGTCACCCGCAACGTTCTGACCGGCGCAGGCCTGCGGATGCCCGACCAGATCATCGCCGGCGACGACGAGTCGCTGCGCGCCTTCCTGGCGCGCCACGGCCGGGTCGTGGTCAAGCCGGCGCGGGGCGAGCAGGGCCACGGCGTGAAGGTCGACCTGCGCAGTCTCGACGAGGTGAAGGCCGCGGTCGACGAGGCGCGCCAGTACTGCGAGGAGGTCATCGTCGAGGAGCTCGTGCCGGGCGACGACCTGCGGATCGTGGTCATCGACTACCGCGTCGTCGCGGCGGCCACCCGCAAGCCGGCGCAGGTAGTCGGCGACGGCGAGAACACCGTGCGCACGCTGATCGAGAAGCAGAGCCGCCGCCGCCAGGCGGCCACCGGCGGCGAAAGCTCGATCCCGCTCGACGCCGAGACCGAGCGCTGCGTGGTGGCCGGCGGCAGGACCATGGCCTCGGTGCTGGCGCCGGGCGAGGCCCTCGTCGTCCGCAAGACCGCCAACCTGCACACCGGCGGCACGATCCACGACGTGACCGGCGAGCTGAACCCCAGGCTCGCCGACGTCGCGGTGCGGGCGGCGCGCGCGCTGGACATCCCGGTCGTCGGCTTCGACTTCATGGTGCCCGACGTGGCGGGCGACGAGTACGCGATCATCGAGGCGAACGAGCGGCCGGGCCTGGCCAATCACGAGCCGCAGCCCACCGCCGAGCGCTTCGTCGACCTGCTGTTTCCCCAGACCAGGACCGAACAATGA
- the ada gene encoding bifunctional DNA-binding transcriptional regulator/O6-methylguanine-DNA methyltransferase Ada — protein sequence MNMSTKRELLAAATVADPRWAAVVARDPEADGRFVYSVATTGVYCRPSCAARRPRPENVAFHAGPADAERAGFRPCKRCRPDRPSLAEAHATMVARLCRTIEGSGQAPTLEALAREAGMSPHHLQRVFKAIVGLSPRQYAAAHRAQRARERLGASGSVTDALYDAGFGSSGRFYENSNELLGMTPTAWRAGGANTEIRFAIGQCSLGAILVAATGRGVCAILIGDDPDELARDLQDRFPRATLVGGDAAFEKTVATVVGFVEAPRLGLDLPLDVRGTAFQQRVWQALREIPPGSTASYTEIAARIGAPKSVRAVAGACAANALAVAIPCHRVVRNDGGLAGYRWGVARKRALLEREAGGTRRASSSTTRPEQARR from the coding sequence ATGAACATGAGCACGAAGAGGGAGCTTCTCGCCGCAGCCACGGTGGCCGATCCCCGCTGGGCCGCCGTCGTGGCGCGCGACCCGGAGGCCGACGGCCGTTTCGTCTATTCGGTCGCCACCACCGGCGTCTACTGCCGGCCCTCGTGCGCCGCGCGCAGGCCCCGGCCCGAGAACGTCGCCTTCCACGCCGGTCCGGCCGATGCCGAGCGCGCGGGCTTCCGGCCCTGCAAGCGCTGCCGGCCCGACCGGCCGTCGCTCGCCGAGGCCCACGCCACGATGGTCGCCCGGCTCTGCCGGACGATCGAGGGCTCCGGGCAGGCGCCGACCCTCGAGGCGCTGGCGCGCGAGGCCGGCATGAGCCCGCACCACCTGCAGCGGGTGTTCAAGGCTATCGTCGGCCTGTCGCCCCGGCAATACGCGGCGGCGCATCGCGCGCAGCGCGCGCGAGAGCGGCTCGGCGCCTCGGGATCGGTCACCGACGCGCTCTACGACGCCGGCTTCGGGTCGAGCGGCCGCTTCTACGAGAACTCGAACGAGCTGCTGGGCATGACCCCGACCGCCTGGCGCGCCGGCGGCGCGAACACCGAGATCCGCTTCGCGATCGGCCAGTGCTCGCTCGGCGCGATCCTGGTGGCGGCCACCGGGCGCGGCGTCTGCGCGATCCTGATCGGCGACGATCCCGACGAGCTGGCCCGCGACCTGCAGGACCGCTTCCCGCGCGCCACGCTGGTCGGCGGCGACGCTGCGTTCGAGAAGACCGTCGCGACCGTCGTCGGCTTCGTCGAGGCGCCGCGGCTCGGTCTCGACCTGCCGCTCGACGTGCGCGGCACCGCCTTCCAGCAGCGAGTCTGGCAAGCGCTGCGCGAGATCCCGCCCGGCAGCACTGCCAGCTACACCGAGATCGCCGCGCGGATCGGTGCGCCGAAGTCGGTGCGCGCGGTGGCCGGCGCCTGCGCGGCGAACGCGCTGGCGGTCGCTATCCCCTGCCACCGGGTCGTGCGAAACGACGGCGGCCTGGCCGGCTATCGCTGGGGCGTGGCGCGCAAGCGCGCGCTGCTCGAGCGGGAAGCAGGCGGCACACGCCGGGCATCATCTTCCACGACGCGGCCTGAGCAAGCTCGCCGATGA